TCATATGAAACATATGATTCTTTTTTTTAGGAAAAGTTTCACCATCACTCAATGAACCTGTCCGGCATTGTTATGCTTCCTTCTTTAGGAAAATATCAAATATGCCACAGAAAGAGAAGTCGAAGCCTGTCTCGTACTCGTATTCATTTTCCCACTTGGTCAACATCTGCTGGAGAGAGCGGGAAGTTGGTTGATGTAGGCTGGCCATCTGTCTGTGATCGTATTTTAATGGGTTGGGTTACTGCTGCCTTGTTCATATGGTCTCTCGTCGCACCAGTCCTCTTCCCTGTCAGAGAATTCTGATGAACCAAAGCAATCCAGGGTCGGATGTAAGGCTGTAAGTAGGGAGCTGATTAGCTCAAATTGCACGACCGAGTGTGTGTGCACTCGATATACAATTCAGTTTGGGTGTGTTGCTTcagatttttattttgttgtaaataagtaaCAAGTATTTAACAAAATCCAAAATGAATGCAAGTATTAGAAAGTCTGGTAGGTTTCTCTGGCGCcaaattcaaataaaacagCATTCCTATGATCAGCAATcctaatttcataaaataatgaTTACTACTAATTTACTACACATTGATGTCTTCAGCCCTTCATTGTTACAAACATATTCGACTCTCAAAATGCATAAACTAATTAGACAATAATAAAATTTGTGTAGAATTTGTTGATCACAATAAAAGAGTGCATCGCCAATGATCTTTATACGGCTACCATCGGAGCACTGCATGTTTTGAACAACACGCGATGTCATTTCTTTTGGTTTTCCGTTCTCAAACATAGTAACATACTCAGCCAACTAAGGCAGAAACAATCAATCAAGCTTTAGTTGAACATCAttaacaaatcatcaatccacaCCCTCAACCAACAACAAACATActatatatatggagtattatctTTCAAAATGTTGCAGGTATTGCAAGGAAAATTTTGTTCAACCTTGTATTTAACTTTAAAAAAGTGGTCAATCTAAACCTGTAAGCGTCTTCAATCTTCAAAATCTCCAGCGTTTTCCAGCAAGTAGTTCAGTGCTAGTTCTTCATTGCGATCGCAAGCTAAAAATGCCTCGATCACAAGAGCTCTATCAAATCCCATTGCTTCCATCTAGAAAATAACGATGTTAGTTTATTGACATGATTGGCAAATACAAGTATATGCAAGAACCAAGGTATTTGATATGTTTCATTTTCATACTCTTTCAATTGCCTCCTGTTCTGCAGGTGTGACACTGACAGCGTGGGGCATGTCCTGCTCAGCCTGATCAAAGATATCCCTAATAACATTTGAAAGCTACTCAGGTCCACATGAATATATATCAGGAAAATTAGTCCAAACAAGTAGAAGACATGAACACTCAGACGCAAAGTAATCTTGCTACAAAATTGAACTCAACGCATGGTTTTGGAACAATTAAAAAACTCCTTTCACAATGCCAGAGGAAAAAGTGAAGCTGATCAATGCAACTACCTCACAGCATTACCAGATTTTACAGAAAGCATAGGTCAAGGAAAATTTAGGAGGAAATGTTTAAGACTAAGAAAACACACTCACGTAAAGTGGAAGCAGTAAATGCAATTCCTCACAGTAGTACCAGATTTCACAGGTCAAGCAGAGGTtttaataatactccctctgttccactTTGGCAGTCCCAATTGAGTTGTGCACGgcttttaaaaaatgtaaaggaaagtcggtggaaaaagatagtggaatgtgggccccatttttatgtattagttttataataaaatgtgagtggaatgaagttagtggaatgtgagacctattaccatttatggaagaTTCTATCTGGGACTCCTAATGcaggacagactaaaatggaaaaccaGGACTCCTAATGCAagacagactaaaatggaaaaccaGGActgctaaagtgggacggagggagtaataaagaAGGGGTGTGATAGTAATAAGAATTCatagtaatataatttacatgaATCTTACATGAACAAAATGCCGTGTGCTGATATATAAGCAATATCTTAATACTCACCCTTCAGAACCATCAACAGGTTCGTTAATTAATTGGAGGAACTCCTGATGGTTTTCTTGTATAAGTCTCAGGAGTGAAGGATTTTGCTTTCCAAGCTCCTGAAGCATGGGCTGTAAAAGGAATAAATTTAGCTCCAGGAAAAAGAAACCATTATCGCAGATGAATATTCAGCCACACGAAGGCAACCTGCAGAATTTGCGGATTAGCTTGAACCAGCGAACGCAGGGCTTGAAACTGGAACCAATCAGAGAAAATTTAGTTATATAGCTCGTATAAGAGGAATAGAAAATGATGGGAAAAATTTCATTCACCTGTTGGTTGTTCCTGAGGAAACCGAGGGATCCAGCACCAGAAATAGTCTCCTGTATTCCAAAGAAAAGTGAGAAACGCAAGAAAAACAAGACATATGAAGCAACGCCAGGATGATGAAGAACCTGAGGAAACAAATTCAAAGGGGATGAGTTCGGTCCTCCTAAAGCTGGTGAACCAGTTCCAACCATGGAATCAACGAGAGGTTGAGCCAATGGTACATCCACTTCTGCGGTCTCAGGGATTCCCTGATAAAGGAAAATAGAAATTAGGTATCCATTATAACCACCACGGATAAAAGTAAGGCATGAAGATAAATGAAACCATACTGAATACAAGTAGTCAACGGCTCGTTCTGCATTATTGTATGCAGCTCGAAGAGCACGTCTCACTGTCTCTTTGTCCCAACTACCACCACCCATATCAATCAGTTGCTGAATAGTCTGGTCAAGATTATCGGAAGCAACTAAACTGGAAGCAGCTTCGTCATATGATCCAGATTGGTCGCTGTAGCAATAATATAAACATTACTGTCAAATCTCACGAGAACTTACACAAGCATGTGCAATTAGTTAATTACAAAGGAAAAGGTTCCATACTTCGCTAATGGAGCAACAGAAGCTGGTCCGGTACTCTTAGGAGCCCTATATGATGATAGTAACATCGTAAATAGgaatatatatatctatatataacCATCAGCAATGTAGCATATTCTGATGTTTTACTAAAACTCACGGTACAGATGCTCGAGCTTCAGCCGCAGGAGCAGGAATACTAGCCGGTGGAGCTGGATTACTAGTCGCTGCAGCTATTTTACTAGCTGGTGCAGCAGTAGAAGCAGGCTACAGAAATAATTAAGCGTTAATTGTCTCAAAATATAATGAACACGAAAATAAAGCGAGAAGAAAGAGGCGCATTCCAAGGTTCGCACCTGAGAAGATGTTGATGCACTTGAGCTCAAGCTTTTGCTCTATATATGgcagaaaaaaagaaagaaaaagaaacgaGGTGTTTAACAAGGCtctttcatcatttttttcaaGAATCACATGTCGGCTGCACAACCAGCACGACACTAGTGCAGTACATTACAATCCGTAAATAGCATAAAACCTAGGGCAAAGTGGTTACCTTGCTTAGCATGACAACAAGAAAGCCATCTTCGGAGACCTTGTTATCAGCTAAGGTACTTTCATCTTTCAAAACTTTCCCATTATAAATCAATAACTGCTGACCACATGGATAATTATCTTTGCCTTGCACATCTTCAATGCATTTCTTAACAGCCATTATCTAGACGAGAAAAGTATCCAGATCTAGATCAGTCGACAATAACAGCGCAGATGCTAACAGAACACCCTTCCTAACATTGAACTATTCTTAGAAATGTTTTAGCACGGTATTACGGTAATCAAATAGAAATAACAGATCCATCAAAGCAAAGTAAGCAAAAAACATTAGACATCCACAACAATTCTCACTGACAACCTCGTTATTCCAAATCCCGGAAACATATTCCCCAAAAAGTTGACAACTTTACAGAATTTTGGCTTGCACACACTTCCCCAAAATGTACCAAGATGATAACTTTTCTTTCTACAGACAAgggacaacccaaaaatatTCACTATACAAAATCCCTTAGAAAATACCCAAAATTCCAATTCCTTGAACAAAATTTCAACTTTTATGATATGTTATCATATCAATTGACATCATCTATGACCACTAATTAATTTTCCTTGAATTGCTTTAGTCATTAACAAAAAAAGGGGCATCAACTACCCCACATTGCCCaatataatttcaaaaattagaaggaaaaaaaaagctTAGCAACAGAACAATCATCAATGGGCTAGTGTTCAACCTAAAAAAACAAGTTCGAATTCAACGCTAAAATGCAATTGGTTTTCACGttagttaaaatagagagaagaaagagagaaggAGACGATACTGACGGTATCGGTGGCATGGACGCTAATTTGGAAGTGGCTGCCTTTGAGAGTTTTGACGGTGAGTTTCATATCGCCGAAAACCAACAATTTTAATCAGAAAAATGCGAAATTAATGAGAAATATCCAAACCCTAGAAGCACACAACGGATCGAATTGAGAGAACGAAAAAGGGTGTGGCAACAAAATCTTGAAAACTTGTCAATTCAATTTTGACACTGACTTTGGCACGACCGCAGCACGTGACATACAAGTTTTCAGTTAAATGCGATTTTTCCTAAATAAATAGCGACTTTGTTGATTCTATTAGAGCACTCAGAGTTTCCACTAGGACGCGGCTGTGGGCGGGCGGTGGGCGGGCGGCTATAGTGGGGAAGGTGGGCGGACAacttttgggggctattgggGCGGCGGACGCAGGATAGCCGCgttcggggcgaggacgcggctatgaaaatgttgaattttgtatttggaattttggggctattggaggtgtccactatagtggcggaaatagaattttggggctatggacaataaaattggggctatggacaaaaactggggcggggctattgggcgtgtccgccttatagtggacaccctcaCAGTGGCAGTCGTCCCACTGGCCGTGCCACCGCCGTGCGGGTCGGCGGTCAGGACGGTGCCACTGCACGCGCCGTCGAAAAAAATGTGTGGGAAAGGTGTCGTGACTTCGGCAGGGGAAGGGGGAGGAAGACGGGCGGCCGGAAGTGGAAGGAAGTTGCCAGCCAATCGTCGTAGACCGACGCTCctgtggaggagggggaggaggaagaggataaGAGGTCGGTGTACAGTTTGGCGGAGTGTGCTGCTATTCTGAAGGCTTGGAGCTCGATCGTTGATGATCCCCTTGAGGGGAATAAGCAGACACATAAGGGGTTATGGGCTCGTATTCAGGACAACTACAATCGTTGCAAGCCCAAAGGCTCGAAGGAACACAGTCCCGACGAACTCCGAAAGGCATGGGATTGGATAAGGAAGGTCGTATCCAGATTCGCcggcatatacgagaacaatGTCCGCTCGATGACCAACGGCCAGGCAATGGACGACATCAAGGAGTTGTCGTAGAGCCAGTACCGCGAGGCCGGGCGCTTTCCGCAGTTTAAGTATTGGGATTCATTTTTGGTCCTGAAGGATTCCCCCAAATTCCAGTAGGGGAGGGCTGAGGGCTTCCCGAAGCGGATGCGGCTCCGTATCTCTGGCAACTACAGCAGCGGCGGTTTTGTCGACCTCTCCGAAGATGTCGACGATGTGCCTCCCCAAGCGTCCGATTAGCCAGAAAACGACGATGGGGATGTTGAGAGGATCGACGAGTGGGTCCGCTGAAGTCCAATATTCCGCCACCGAGACTCTGTCTCTAAACATCAGGATGCAGCATGAAAAGCACCTGTTAGACGCCGTCATGTAGTAGTACGCGACAACCGATCCCAGAGTCAAGAAAGGGTTTAGAGTCAAGATACAGTTATTCATCGTCATTTAGTCGATGAAGCGCACTATGGGGTTGCCACTGGACGACGATGAGGACGATGGTGGGGCTAACGCTGGGGATGCTTCTGGGGAGGACGCCGACAAGTGAACCGCGCGGGACGGTGTGTTTAAgcttttgggaaaaaaaatttaGGACTTGTTCACTTAGTCATTTAGGAAAACTCATATTTATAACTAGGACAGAATTGAATATGGATGGCCCACCAATTAATGGATCAAATATGTTCATTCGGTATATGAGATTTGGGTGAGTTATCATGTGGGCCCCACCAATTCTGGTTAACTTTCAAGCATAGAATTGAAAATCACGTACTTTGGAAGTTTTAAAACTGGAGAATGTTTAGATGAATAGTGCGGGCCGTGTTTTATATATTGGGCTTCACAGTTTCATAACTTAAAAGTTGAACACCCATATTTCACCAGTTTTGAGCCCAAAACTGGTCAAAACCGACAAAGTGAACGAGTCCTTAgtgtaattttttataattttaatgtaGTAGGTTTGCGTTTCCTTCTTTTTATGTCCAATTAATTTCGTAATCGTTGTTTTAAATATTTGACGAAAcatcaacaaattaaaatgaattagaaTGGGAGGGCTGTTGGGAGGGCACAAGGTATTTTTGGGAGGGCTtaatgatgtggcatgaggtaTTTTTGGGAAGATTGTTGGGAGGGCCTTCCCATGGTGAATGTCTTAGAGCAGGTTTAGATTTTTAGTATTGTAACCTGTGTAGTTGTGTTCAAAGGTAACAACAGATTAAATttgtttttcaaattaaaaaatcaatcttaattgtatttttattctaaaattagCTAAAAGGTAGTAGTAACCTACAAAATACCACTAGTTTCAAACTAATGAAAATAATGTATGAgcatcaattaaatcaaagcGTATGCTACATTGTATCTCAATATAAAAACCATTATTAAAAAATAGTCCCACTCAtgggcggatccaggaattaaAAATGGTGGGGTCGGACgagaaaattaatataataatatttaaatatataaaatagtagtaaaaatacATTACAAATGAAATATCCCTATTTTATATTAAGCACGATAATTGACTTCTGTGAGTATTCATATTTTGATGCTAACTTAAAGTTATTTCATTGGAAATAGTTATGAATGTGTATCTTTTAGTCGTGTTCAACATTAGTACTAGAAAAACAGACGAAAGCGCAAAATctttataaaagaaatgtatCCATTAATCTTaatgaaaagtaattaaaatcaatgattaaaagcaattattatatttattaaaattagataaaaaatttattagttactactagtttaaaataaaagtaaaaactaATACATGATTAAAAGATAATCAATAAACTACTGGTTTATAATAATTCGAATTTTGAtttcaatattaaaatttaatactcaTTTTCAGTGGAATAACCATTTTCCACTGAAATGCCGCACCTTGAtacaatattcaaatttataataattcgAATTTTGATTTCATAGTTAACTCTTTAAAAAACGGGGTACTACTTTAAAAATGTGCATACatgtacatttttttaatcacGTTTATCAAAGTATTTAAAAGTCAATTTTTGAAAGGGACAATgctaataattaattttcccTATTTAAAGTGGTTGTACTTAAATATAACTCTAAATTTTGTACTGAGGTATCACTTGCTTAGATGATAATAACCAATaaccaataataatattaataataataaacacaTTTGAACTAATATATATTAGTTCAAAGACCTCACTTTACTAAAAGAAAACTGTATGATCTTACAAATTAGAATGCAATTACGTGGAATTAAATCATATACTCCTCATATAGAAGAAAAAGAACTCCATTGGAGCAATAAATGTATGTTGTCCTCTCAAAGTGGCGCATATTTTCGCATCATAAATCAAAGCACGCAAGTATACCATTTCTtcccattaaaataaaaacacaaaattaaaccaAATTACCATAACCTAAACAACAACCATATCaattaatattctaaaaaaGACTAAACTagccttcttcttcatcatcatcagcacATCTTCATCAGAAATCCTTGAGCAACTTCCTCACCTGCTCAAGCGTCACAAACAGTACCACCGTAAACGGCCCCTGCCTCGATATCGTCGGAATAAACCCCTTGTAAAGGGCGAACTGCCCCTCGGCCTGATCGTCTTCATCGGAAAAGCTGAGCTGCTTGAGGTCTGAGGATGAATCATGGGGCGGAGTTCCGGATGCCGTGGGGTCGGGGGCTGTTGGGAGGAGTCTTCCGGCGGTTCTCAGGGGacggcggtggggtcggccgaccccgcgcGACCCCACCTGCATCCGCCGATGGTCCCACTTTGGTCATGTTTGATCCTTTCTGTTTAAATACATATGTTCTtcactattaatattttttatatcttaatttaaatcacaaataaaatattttcgaatcATCGCGTTGCTTTCAATAATTTTTAACAAATCAATTTacatttattgttttattttaaattaaaatatattttatcgCTGGTATACGCATGTGTTAAAAAGGACCAAAATTTTTACTCGAACtatgaaataaacaaaaataaaactatatatacCATATTTGTAGACTGTAGTTAAGATATATAGAGACAAAAATGATCATATGATCAAAATATACAAGAAAAACAGGTAATATTATAGTTTACGTTAGTGTTTTTTAggctttttttctatttttgttctaaaatagaacttagattcctcgtttgttctagcgtttttttttgttccggatttgggagagacgcatgaccctcatgcgtctctttttaatgagacgcatgacgattatgcgtcttttatagagacgcatgagggtcatgcgtctctatttttttttcattttttttaacgacgcatgagggtcatgcgtcttcggtatagacgcatctccctcatgcgtctattgtttttttaaaatataatagacgacgcatgagcatcacgcgtcttagggagagacgcatgaggctcatgcgtctctaacttgcTTAAATCAGTACCCACGGCAGAATAGGCAGAATacgcgagagaaagagaggaagacaaAGCGTGCGATTTCCTTggcgatttcttggcgattcccttcatatttcggtaagtttccttcaatctttcaacattgctcccgtatttgttgtttatttgcatattattaggGTTTTTGATAAATCTATTGTATATTTACTATATTAGggtttaatgaaaaaaattgtctttaattgttgttggtttgtatatatatttttgcagaaatcatgcaagtatacgtgagtttatattggggtggtagaatatatcaacttcctcaagtgggtatttgttatgatcctcctcgtgcgagagcttccatcgtattggattcatgtgtctcattatctgaattagttgcaatgatatgtgttaagataagaatagattcaACCAACAATTCATTGAAATATCTTGGAGGCATTGTTTCTTGGGTACCGGTACGAGTTATGTATGTACTGCAGTTGACAGTGATCAAAGTGTGTTTTATATGTTCAATGCggctctaaattctactcggcatattgaattatttgttgagtattcgtaTGTTGGAAATGCCTTCATCCCACCAATTGTTGATCATGGTGTTGGATCATCTACGAGGTTTGAACTATTGAGCATGGATTGCGGTATGAATGAGCAAACAGATGTTGCAGATGCTGCTGATGTTGGATTGAATACTCAAGAGACTGTAGAAGAGCATGATGATGTTCATGTTGTACGAAGAGACCTTGATGATCCAGAATTGTCGTCATCATCAGGCAGTCAGAATACAGAGAGTTCGCCCGCTCGGGCGATTCCATCTTCTAAtttcgcccgatcgggcgttttcggagtattttcatatttacatactttaattatatttataacacATAATTAATACACTATTTAGTTATTCATTAATAGTAATctattaatattcaattaagACTTGTCAATAGAATAGAAACATGATTAATTCACCAACATAGAAAAATTAACATGAATTTGAGCACCAAACACTAACATAGATATCCAAATATCATATCATATGCAACAATGTTGCAATCAGTTCAATCAATTCGAGCAATTCTACCCTCATTCTTCATGCTACTTATACGACGACGGAGTGCACTTAGCCGGTTCAATCCCCTTGTTCTTCCTCGAAGATAGTCTCTTGTACACTTTGCTCACGAGCTTCCCAACCCCGCTGCGTGATGAACCCTCCGCAGCTGGACGAGGTTGGCCATGGATGCTATGAACAACGTCTTCTTCCTCATGTGCCTCGACAATGttgtcatcttcttcttcatcatcgtcCTCTTCTTCAGCTTGTACAGGAGGCATGACCTGATAATTCTGGAAGAATGAATCGACCGACGCTCGGGCCCCACTCCATTGCGGCATGTCTTGGCTTTGTGAATATGGGCGACGATTCCAATCGGGCTCAGGCTGGCTTGGAGAATGCAGTGGACGGTCCCACTGAGACTCATGCGTCGGGTGTGAATACCACTGGGGTGGGTCATGCTCTTGATACTGCGCCTCTGGTGCTACAAAATCGGGAGGCACCTGAGACATCCTAAACTGCTTTGTGTAGCCGTGTCCCCCAGTCCGAACACCACGCGCTCCACGACGCCGTGGAACTACTTCTTCTTGGTACGGCATGACCACATCCTGATTTTGAGAAGCGGGGTACTCCATGACATCACCGTTGTTCGTATCTTCGAGGGTAGTCCTAACAATTTCTCGAATCTGGCGCACTCGGGGGTCCATTTCGTCTTCCGTAGTTAAATGGAAAACCCGCTGAAAAGCCTCAACCTAGACAAAAAATGATACCAATATCAATAAGAAACAATCTATATCACATGAAAGCATATAgtttaatataacaaacttaCAAATAGTCGCATCGAAGCAGCCGACTCATTCATCCCAGCAGTGGCCCGTGCCCCAGGCCGAGTCATGTACGTCACGGTAATTCTGTTATACCACGCCATATAACCCGGGCTCATGGGAATATCCAAAGACATCGGTGCGGCGTATTCGGCAGCTTGGAACCTTTCGTACCTCATGTCCCACTCCCCAATGTAGAACTGATGCGTGTTTGCCCAGTTGTTGCCCTTCTTACCACGCCGATCATTTTTGCCTAAATGATCGGCGTTCCTTAGCATCCTGTCTACATTCTGCGGTATATCCTGATACCGATTGAACTGTCGTCGCACTCGTCCAGGCTCATGGGCCTCGACATAGGCCCAACATACCAAGTAGGTCTCGCACAGAGAGCATCCAGTCACATCATTGCAGTAGTCAGGCAGTACGCAATGTGCGTATGGCGTCCAGATAAACTACAAAACAGCAATGCAAATGCCACTGAATAATTCCGTAATAAGTTCTTAAATGAAGTCTAAACCGAAATAATACTCACCTGGCCAGGTCTAATCAGAGATAGTTGGTCACGATAATGCTCAACCGAGTGTCTAGGAGCATTTCCTATCTGCGTTGTTCCTTTCCACCTGTACATATATTTGTATGTAAGCAAATAAtccaatataaattaataaataaatatttagataTATACCTGGCGCCACATGGTGTATATGGCTCGTGCACAACTGGTCCAATGAACGCAGGcctcaatgtgggcattctttcccacgcccatagcTGCAGAAGCATCATAGGCCCGCCCAACTCTTTTCTCTTATCCATGGAAGCCTCGCACAGATAATGATAAAGGTAGGCCAATGCCGCACTTCCCCAACTAATATTCTTCACCTCTTCTGGATCCCCAAGCCcattcaaccacataaatgGCACCTTACACCCCGTGGTGTCCGGTAGAATGAGACCTCCTAATAAAATTAGGGCATGGATACGTGCCCTTTGGATGTATACGTACATAGGTAGGTCATCACCCAGAGGCATCCTTGTCTGGTTGATCAGTGCGGTCATCAGCAAACCGCCTTGCTTTGTCTATGTGGAAGTAtctggtatccatcccaacagatCGCGGCACTTGCTGGTCCAGTCTGGAAAGTTGTCATGATAGTCACGCCCTGTGAAAACGCGACCATCCGCCCTCAAGCCCCAAAtggcttgcacatcttccaaggtgATCGTCGCATCACCGATCGGTAGATGGAAAGTGTGTGTCTCCGGTCTCCAACGCTCAATCAACGCCGTGATCAGCTCGTTGTCCACCTTCATGGGCTTCCCACAATCGatcacgcctttgaaaccaaagaCGTCAAGCCAATATCTAACATTCTCGTGAATTTCGACGTCCCAAGTCTTGCTTTCTGTCCTTCGGACTTTAAATACTTGGGTTGTGCCCTCTTTCATGAGTTTATGTGAAATGTGATGTTTCTGCAAATTTAGCAAGGACGGGTCTTCGGGTCCATATAATAATTGCCCACTAGAACTTGAAGTCTCCATCTAATCTAAGTACATATTCAcgaaacaacaattacaaactaACATTTACAACACAAATTACATATCCATTTAAATTCATCTTCAAAATAACAACACATCATAAAACAAATGATtgattcactccaattcaacaccATTCATGCTTTATAAGGCCTAATTTACATATAGCTACTAAATTAGaaggttaaattaaaatatgcaattcaacctatactttattcttcaataacaaccaaaatcacaacaccaaGCATCTCTAATATATGAATAACTATACAATAGAATGAATTTAGCCACTAAAATCCATTACAATTAACTAAACACCAAAAAATCGGACAAAATTGACCAATttgttataaaccctaattta
This sequence is a window from Salvia splendens isolate huo1 chromosome 5, SspV2, whole genome shotgun sequence. Protein-coding genes within it:
- the LOC121802646 gene encoding ubiquitin receptor RAD23b-like; the protein is MKLTVKTLKGSHFQISVHATDTIMAVKKCIEDVQGKDNYPCGQQLLIYNGKVLKDESTLADNKVSEDGFLVVMLSKSKSLSSSASTSSQPASTAAPASKIAAATSNPAPPASIPAPAAEARASVPAPKSTGPASVAPLANDQSGSYDEAASSLVASDNLDQTIQQLIDMGGGSWDKETVRRALRAAYNNAERAVDYLYSGIPETAEVDVPLAQPLVDSMVGTGSPALGGPNSSPLNLFPQETISGAGSLGFLRNNQQFQALRSLVQANPQILQPMLQELGKQNPSLLRLIQENHQEFLQLINEPVDGSEGDIFDQAEQDMPHAVSVTPAEQEAIERMEAMGFDRALVIEAFLACDRNEELALNYLLENAGDFED
- the LOC121803415 gene encoding serine/threonine-protein phosphatase 7 long form homolog → MTALINQTRMPLGDDLPMYVYIQRARIHALILLGGLILPDTTGCKVPFMWLNGLGDPEEVKNISWGSAALAYLYHYLCEASMDKRKELGGPMMLLQLWAWERMPTLRPAFIGPVVHEPYTPCGARWKGTTQIGNAPRHSVEHYRDQLSLIRPGQVSIISV